A section of the Terriglobales bacterium genome encodes:
- a CDS encoding sigma-70 family RNA polymerase sigma factor: MSLAAYYAVTWMQDEATEIARGLRHRDPEVLDRLIEQYQHRLFRYLVYLTGNRTAAEDLFQETWVRVLERGRQYDGKSKFETWLFAIARHLLIDSLRRKSAASLDALRDPEEGTAPFEPAAEEPSAYEALAGREQEARVQVAIAQVPAVYREVLMLRFQEDLKLEEIADVVDAPVSTVKSRLYRGLEAIRQALQGGRA; encoded by the coding sequence ATGAGCCTCGCAGCCTATTACGCGGTCACCTGGATGCAGGACGAAGCCACGGAAATCGCGCGCGGACTCCGGCACCGCGATCCGGAGGTGCTGGACCGGCTCATCGAGCAGTACCAACACCGGCTCTTCCGCTATCTGGTGTACCTCACCGGCAACCGTACCGCCGCCGAAGACCTCTTCCAGGAAACCTGGGTGCGGGTGCTGGAGCGCGGCCGGCAGTACGACGGCAAGTCCAAGTTCGAGACCTGGCTGTTCGCCATCGCGCGCCACCTGCTGATCGACAGCCTGCGGCGCAAGTCGGCAGCCAGCCTGGACGCGCTGCGCGACCCCGAAGAGGGCACGGCGCCCTTCGAGCCTGCGGCCGAGGAACCCTCGGCCTACGAGGCGCTGGCAGGGCGGGAGCAGGAAGCGCGGGTGCAAGTGGCCATTGCTCAGGTGCCCGCGGTCTATCGCGAGGTGCTGATGCTGCGCTTCCAGGAAGACTTGAAGCTGGAGGAGATCGCGGACGTGGTGGACGCGCCGGTGTCCACGGTGAAGTCGCGACTGTATCGCGGCCTGGAGGCGATCCGCCAGGCCCTGCAAGGAGGCCGGGCATGA
- a CDS encoding zinc ribbon domain-containing protein produces the protein MNGQKTSLSNEVKIIPWWAWTLAVVAFLCMQFLFHHIVPHHHDPPPPGVRLWLGGVTGIIIFVYFLFVGYVNVDAGRRGMSRALWTVVVMFIPNALGFILYFFMRQPLQVSCPQCGTKVEAGFNFCPKCSCKLTPTCPGCQHTVHAGDVYCPYCGAALSGAGPSKAPA, from the coding sequence ATGAATGGACAGAAGACCAGCTTGAGCAACGAGGTCAAGATCATTCCCTGGTGGGCATGGACGCTGGCCGTGGTGGCGTTCCTGTGCATGCAGTTTCTCTTCCACCACATAGTGCCGCATCATCACGACCCGCCGCCGCCGGGAGTGCGGCTGTGGCTGGGAGGGGTGACGGGGATCATCATCTTCGTCTACTTCCTGTTCGTCGGCTACGTGAACGTGGACGCCGGCCGCCGCGGCATGAGCCGCGCCTTGTGGACGGTGGTGGTCATGTTCATCCCCAACGCCCTGGGCTTCATCCTGTACTTCTTCATGCGGCAGCCGCTGCAGGTGAGCTGCCCGCAGTGCGGCACCAAGGTGGAGGCCGGGTTCAACTTCTGTCCCAAGTGCAGCTGCAAGCTGACTCCGACCTGCCCGGGCTGCCAGCACACGGTGCACGCGGGCGACGTCTATTGCCCGTACTGCGGCGCGGCGCTGTCGGGCGCGGGCCCCTCCAAGGCCCCGGCGTAG
- a CDS encoding LytTR family DNA-binding domain-containing protein gives MSLSAVIVDDEQLARDELAYLLKSVGDVEVVAQGKNGVEAVSLIREHAPDLVFLDVQMPGLDGFGVIKRLVDKKVPLPQIVFATAYDQYAVKAFEVNAVDYLLKPFDKKRVAQSVQRVRKKLSSDLAPAEKLETLVKMLEAQNPAASKIVLKFGGRLFLVDQKDICYASIEDGVITVATTAVEGQSNCRTLEELLESLDPNLFWRVHRSYLVNINRIKEVVPWFKSSYQLRMDDKKQAEIPVSRAQTKRLRELFGL, from the coding sequence ATGTCCCTATCCGCGGTCATCGTGGACGACGAGCAACTGGCGCGGGACGAGCTCGCCTACCTGCTGAAGTCGGTGGGCGACGTCGAGGTGGTGGCGCAGGGCAAGAACGGCGTGGAGGCCGTGAGCCTGATCCGCGAGCACGCCCCCGACCTGGTCTTCCTGGACGTGCAGATGCCCGGGCTGGACGGCTTCGGGGTGATCAAGCGGCTGGTGGACAAGAAGGTACCGCTGCCCCAGATCGTCTTCGCCACCGCCTACGACCAGTACGCGGTGAAGGCCTTCGAGGTCAACGCCGTCGATTATCTGCTCAAGCCCTTCGACAAGAAGCGGGTGGCGCAGTCGGTGCAGCGGGTACGGAAGAAGTTGAGCAGCGACCTGGCTCCCGCCGAGAAGCTGGAGACCCTGGTCAAGATGCTGGAGGCGCAGAATCCCGCCGCCTCCAAGATCGTGCTCAAGTTCGGCGGGAGGCTCTTCCTGGTGGATCAGAAGGACATTTGCTACGCCTCCATCGAGGACGGCGTGATCACCGTGGCCACCACCGCGGTGGAGGGCCAGTCCAACTGCCGCACCCTGGAGGAGCTGCTGGAGAGCCTGGATCCCAACCTGTTCTGGCGGGTGCACCGCTCTTACCTGGTCAACATCAACCGCATCAAGGAAGTGGTGCCCTGGTTCAAGAGTTCCTACCAGCTTCGCATGGACGACAAGAAGCAGGCCGAGATTCCGGTGAGCCGGGCCCAGACCAAGCGCCTGCGCGAGCTTTTCGGGCTGTAG